The Cryptomeria japonica chromosome 9, Sugi_1.0, whole genome shotgun sequence DNA segment AATAAATTCATTCTTCTATGTAGTCCTCTTCTTAGAGTGAGATCGATCAAATGGTGAATAAAAGGGGGAAATATCCATTCAAGACACACTCTCCTCTTAAAGCTGCAAATATGTAAAAAGATTTtcacaagaaaagatgttttgagGAAATTGGTCAATAGAGGAAGGATAATGGAGAGACGTCACATATTTTAAATTCTATTGTCACTTATTTGGTTTCTCCTTATCTCAATAAAAGAATTCAATAGGAGAAGGACATTGGTACTACAATGCTCCAAAATTCTATAAATCACTTGTTTAAACCTCTATAATTTTGATTGTGCTACTCTTGCAGAGATTGGTTTCTATTGTAGGTTGGTTAATTGTTGTCCTCAATTATATTTTTTGTTGTCCTATTTTTCTTAATTAGGATGTTTCCACCTTGTCTTTAGAATAGGTTGGTGTAAGGTTTTCTTTGTTTCTAGTTATCCCTTTGTTGTTTTATAGTTATCGTTTGTTATTTTGTTGAtcttaatgctttatctttctctttctctttctctttatacAAGAGTTTGGGTCCTTTCAAAATATCTACTTTACTAATAAAAGTAGCATATAACAAATGTCTATAGAATATTATGACTAAATGAAATATTGAATTATAGTGAATTTGGatgataaatttataaaaaaaaaattaagtgaaGGCTATGAGGATTCCTTTTCCATTCTTGCCTCAAAATGACGTTTTTCATGGAATTATATTCTTTTTTAGAGtacataacatatcacttttttTGTATGATAGTGATGGACAACAAAAACATCTACTCAAGAGGATTATGGAAGTCTTAAAATTATATCTTTTGTTCCAACCTTGCAACATTAAGAATTGTATCAAATCATAGAAAAGGTAGTGAATTATTTTATAGAATGTAAATGATAGTTTTTATTATGATCTAAGTTTAACATGCAAAACCAGTTCTCAAAATATTGAATAACATGTGGTAAGATTACAATCTTGATTTAGTTTTTGTtggtgtctagcttccaaactaaCATGTTAATAGAAGTATTTTAGAGCCCATTTTAAAAGCTATATTACTTGAGAAAACTTGCCATGATGACTACATAGAGAAAAGCTTATGCAATTTCCAAACACATGAtctaaacacaataaaataacttttaaaatatttaatctcTTGCCATGCAATACCCAACACCTCAAACCTATGCCTAATGGATAGATGCATGCCTTCATACAAGCACCAACAAAAGAGATTGAAAACTCATTTAATACTTTACTTGTCCTCTTATCAttcaataggatttttagaaatgaaACTTGAAGGAAAATCAATGTTAGTTAATGACAACCTAGATAAATCATAAATATCAagactctaaaatttgaaaaaaaaaaaaccttaagaTTGTTCCCTATTTTCCTTCTGCGTACTTCTCAATATAACACTAATACACTACTATTCAACCAAAAACATGAGGCCACACTTTGTAAATAGataattttaaattgtttttggaCACACATTGTAAATAGATAAGGACTAATAAttttaaatcatccatataaacAAATGAACATTCTAGAATTAAAAATATATTCTTATTCTCATGCTAATTAAGAATTGTCTTACAAAGATTTTTCAAATTATTATTATAATCTATACAAAAATTAACATTTGATCCAACTGCAACTGACTGTGATTACTACTACACGTGTAGGCCACATGAAACCACTAGCTAATCACAAATAACTATGAGAAATAAATGTGATTTCTAGCATAGATTTATTACTTTATGATTATATTATAATCAATCATCTGTCTAACGGTCTAGTAAAGAGCGACAGAATTGAAAATAGATTGTTGGCCATGGAGCTGAATCAACAAATCAGCATAGCATTATACGCATTGTTGGCTACATGTTCATTCTTGCTAGCCTATATATACTATGTCCTGCTAATGTTCAACAACATCCAGCGTCTGTGAACGTTCTAGACTACCTGTATCAGGTATACCAAAGATAGTAATTAGGGCAAAATAGTATTCACAGTTGTTGTCATGGCCAGTTCAACCTCCAAAATGGGCACATCTTTTAAGGTTGATGACGTGCAGGAGCTTGCAAAATTGAAGCGTGAGGATGTACCAGAGAGATATATTCGACCTCAACGAGAGAGGATTGGATGTACAGCACTAAGTGCTCCCCCTGGCCTTCATGTCCCTCTCATTGACATGGCCAAGATATTCTCATCACACCATTCCACTAGACAACATGAGATGGAAAGGCTTGCTCAGGCTTGTAAACAATGGGGTTTTTTTcaggtttgtaggtgttgatatgACCCTTTTCTTTTATAATTGTTTCAATTTTCTATGCACAAGAAATAATTCTGTATTATTCTTTAATGGGCTCTTGACTTAACACGCTCAATACTTCAAATGGCCGTTttacatttatatacatatcaGAACCCAGATGTTGGATCTAATTGACATTAAATGTCAAAGTGACCTCTACATGGCAGTATCATATACGTCTCCTTTTGAGATGCTAAGAAATTGACTGTGATTCAGAATCCTTATGTTTTCTTCTTCAGGTGATGAATCATGGAATCGACCTGGGTCTACTGGAGCTAATAAAGGAGGTGGCGAGGGACTTCTTCAAGCTGCCAGTTCAAGAAAAAGAGAAGTATGCAATGATTCCTGGCACAATCCAGGGATACGGTCATGCTTTCATTTTCTCAGATGAGCAGAAGTTAGATTGGTGTGACATGATGGCCTTGGGAACCATGCCCAAGTCTATTCGCAAGGAAAACCTTTGGCCCGCAAAGCCATCACCGTTCAGGTAATCTAtgcagatttcttttccttttcatcatctagAGTTCTATGGAACACAAATGGGCACAGCCATTGAGgtatttttaatttcatttgccTTATATTCATGGACACAAATACGCATAGTGATTTAAACCCACTTAACTTAGGGCAAATCGAATGATAATGAGATATTCTTGCATGAGTTTTTGCAGTGATACAGTGGAGGCTTATTCAATGGAGGTGTCTAAACTCTGCTGGAAACTGTTGAGTGCCATAGCTGAGAACCTGGGCCTAAATTCCAATATATTTGAGGAGATATTTGGAGAAAATGTGCAGGCCGTGAGGATGAACTTCTATCCTCCCTGCCCTAGGCCTGATCTGGTTCTAGGTTTAAGTGCACACTCTGATGGAAGCGCTCTTACTGTGTTGCTGCAAGATGATGACTGTGTAGGTTTGCAGATTCTTAAGCAGAACCAGTGGATTTCTGTAGACCCAATCTCAGATGCTCTGGTTATCAATATAGGGGACACTCTGGAGGTATTTCCAGAAAAGCTTCCATTAGACAAATGAATTTGAATGTCAATGAACCCATATTGAATTGAATGTTTGGATGTTGACAGGTTTTGGCGAATGGAGAGTACAAGAGTGTTGAGCACAGAGCAGTAACAAAcggaaacaaagaaagattatcGATTGCTACATTTCATGCTCCAAGCTACGATGTGGAGTTGGGTCCATTACATCAATTAATAGATGAAGATCATCCAAGGCTGTACAAGAACTATAATCATGCAGACTACAATCGTCACTATGTCACTAACAAGCTGAACGGGAAGAAATCCCTAGATTTTGCAAGGATTTGACCTTTAACAATTGCGAAATCCATATGACTGaactctattaaataattaaataaaacccaCTGCTATCAGCCTGTGGTTCCATCTTTTAAGTCTTTTGTTATTTATGGAATAGTTAGTAGCTTTGGTGAGTTTTAAATAAAGCATTGCTTGAACACAATATTTAGACTTCCTAGAGACGAACAATAGCTTTACCAGCGGAATAATCGTCATAATTGTGAATCCATCTTACAAATTGGAAAACGTTGTTGCACCAAAACATATTTACAGATTGGCTATGTTCTTTGagtttctccttttcttcttttttggtTAATGTTCAAAAgtttaataaattatattcatagATTATAATTTGAACATAATATATTCATCCATTTGATTCGATTATCTTTGTTTAtttacttatttttttatttttattttttttctctattaTCAATAGTGTTATCAGTCACCTAGACAAAATTTGAATCTGACAAAGAACAAGATTatgtaaataaaaacaaaaaagacaaACATAAAAGACCAGTCAAGAACCATAGATAGCAAAATAATGTTGAGGGACTCACATGTCCTTAATGGCCAAGATAGTTTTCAAAAGACACTACCCTTTGAAGAGTAGATGAACCAGCCACATGATCGGATTGGTGGGGAGAACAAGGGGTATCCACCAAGTGTTTGATCCTTTTATACACCTGTTGAAGAGGTCTACAATGGGACAAGGGCACCTCATCCTCAAATACTTCTCCTTTCTACTTTTGAGTTCTTGTTGTGGTACCTACATGGCAGtacccattcttgacaaaatccCTAAAATAGTCAATGATGTCCGAGATGCTTTTAATGAGAGTCCCCTAGTTTTCCTTCAACTTAGAAACATTCCTTTCTAATTATTTATTCCCTTTCAAACAAATATTATTTTGTATATCAAGTATCTTCATTTGATTTTTTAAGATTTTATgacatatttttttctttttaatcaaaataaattattaTGGCTATGCTTAAGAAATATTGTAAATTTGTTATATGCAACatatatgtttttctttttttctttttaaagttATATCATGAATGCTAGGTTAAtataaagaattaaaatatattgATGATTATTAACTTAGAAAACAATGGAACCATAGAAATATCATGAGATTCAACATAGATTATATTTCATACTTCAATATCTTTGAAACATTGTAAGATTTGGCATAGGTGGATTTATTTTCTCTTAAATGCGATGTGTTTGTAATTTACATACAAGAAGCAAAATATGTTATTGTGAGACATAATttacgaatcacacaagctttgttatctccaaatcttaccacacaaccatcatatttttccatactcacaaacttactcttatcacctatcatatgacgagaacaaccactatcaataacccatttatctttctcttcaacttttgcAGCTAGGGCTTTCCCTCATTAGTGTAGCTTGTAAAATATATAGTAacatgatcatcttctttgatagcaataaacacaaagtcatctcTAGAATTTCCTTTGTtagattcatcatctataacaacttcatcagtagcataataacacttcttctgatatttagactTGTaggcctatcttattacatgaaaagcatttaagaggtaactttccttcatacttactaacacctttaggaaatctcctGGAAATacatgcttcaagctcttcaagctcctTCTCTTCActttccatctctctcatctcccactcatatctagatactcttgtagaactttctcccaaaTCATATCTTTGCTTCCCATATACGGTAGCTTTAAATGCAGACTCAGTCTTAcgaagagagtcaccaaactcactcagctcaaaagtgGCAAGTTTATCAActagcatgtctcttgtcacattagTCACAGTATGGATCTCATCTATAGCAGTctccttatgtttgtaagcaagcgacaaggatctcaatactttagcaacaatctcatattcttcaaggAATCCAGCGACACATCTGATTTCAcaaacaagctcattcactttttgtATAAAAGTAGTAATAttatcatcttcactcatcttcaggttttcatacttTCCTTTGAAGATCTCCAAGTTAGCAACTTTCGCATGATTGtctccttcatgcaaggtctccaactttacccaaatctcatgagtagtctaAAGATCCATCACATTAGTTATTTTAGAATCTGTCAAGGCAGTGgataatgcttccttagctctaatattacaTCTTTCTTTCTTAATCTCATCCGAAGTAGTAcaaccattctgaggaacattatagacattcttagggatcttccaatactcttctccaatgcatctcaaatgaacttGCATCCATCTTTTCCagagagtgtagtttgttccatcaaatcttgcactatccttcttaaaagcaaTAGTTGTCATCCcatatctcctcaagtggtcaagcttcttctgaaggatctatctttgataccaactgttgacaacaatacaacaaactgaaagagggggggtgaatcagtttgctcgaGAAATTCAAAACTTTACTGTAACTTAAACCATAATATAGATCTAATAATGAACAGTTAAAGCATaaagcatcaccacatcaatagcacacataacaccaagatttttggcaTAGAAAAACTAGtcaaggggaaaaccacggtgggaacctacccacaatgagataataccctgttgggagtaaataaaatattacaatggagaatgcacatgcattcaaaaacattgcctagagctcactgctcaaaataagaaacccataaaggctacaacctttagggaaggtgaACTACCTTACAAGAACTCACACTGACTTACagaaacatttggattacatctggaGAATTGTGAACTGATAAAGTAGAATCTCAACGTGCCTGAGTACACttctggttaagcacactatcGGATCTACTCTACAACATACTCTTCACAAACTCGGACAACTTCTGAATGATTAGATCACTATTCACACATACAAGTTCCTTTCACAATGATTATAATGCTTATTTATACACATCATCAACCCATGAAACATAGATCGGCTCACCATAtgctatatattacaaaatataatcaTATACACCATAATAATGCATGCAGACCAAAAAAATGTTTGCTAAGACATGGTCAGGACCTAAAAAACCACCACAAATAAGAAATGCATCCAATAATCATGCCTCgaccaaccgcaacatgctacaacaccGAAGACATCGCTCAACATGAATAATATCACCAGAttaagaaaatcttcaataacacacacaagaatcaatatggaccaccaatatgcatagcacacgatctagaaacatccacaaataATGTGAATTACACTTCAACAACCACAATATCTCACATCACAAGAGTCATCATCATCTCACAACTGGAGCTCAAGAAAATACATATAACTAATTGCCAAagtgaaagattcacttgtagacctaTAAATCATGAACCATTCTAACTGAGGACACACATTAATGTTCCGAATACAACCCACACATTTGCAACCAGAGATATTACAACTCCAGAGCATAGTATACATATTTTACCAAAACTACTAATATTGAATAACTAAATAGCCAACCACAATATCAGATCACACAACTCGATTAGATCATCATGTAGACCTCTAAAAcgtatgttgaatcaactagagatacttatctcataacccattaaaccacatcaaCTCATCTATAATAAACAGACTCAACTAGCTTAACCAATCTGACTGCAATACATACATATTCACtttacatatgttgacatcaatgacaacatatcagccaacATCGAACAAAATGAACTTAGAGATTGAGGTTAATTGGGGATCTATTAGTAGGTAATTTTGTCATTAAGTAGTGACATTGAATTACCCTAgggaataaataaatgaatgaataaatataTATTAGCATTGAGATGATAATTGTTGTGATGTTATTTCTTCTTGTGTTATGTGTtgctatgattatgattatgttcaTGATGTCTTAATTATATATGTAGATGTTAATCTATGATCTTGAGTAATGATAGTTtattatgttgcattagtagatgactttaaaaaaaaccctattttttggaTAGTTTagttatttgtgttatgtgtttctaTGATTATGGTTATGTTCATTATGTCTTAATCATATATGTAGATGTTAATCTATGATATTAAGTAATgatagtttattttttattaagggtaaataggttttgaggggaccataAACTATCATTACTTGATATATTAGCATTAAGATTATAATTGTTGTGATATTAGCATTGAGATGATAATTGTTGTGATATTAGCATTGAGATGATAATTGTTGTGATGTTATTTCTTCTTGCATTATGTGTTTCTATGATTATGGTTATGTTTGTGATGTCTTAATCATATATGTAGATGTTAATCTATGATATTGAGTAATGTTCATTtattatgttgcattagtagatgactttaaaaaaaatctttattttttggttagtttagttattttctctaaggtattttggctGGCATTATAGGCTAGTATATCATTGAAAAGGATACCCTTTATGTTCTTTACACATAATAATATATTCTTTGTGGAATCATGGACAAAACATTTGGGAAACATTTACAAGCCCTTTCTCAAAACataataggaaaaaaaaaattcatattcatATCCATGTTTTTCGGGCATGAGAATGATTTCCAAGATAAGAAAGAAAACTTATATCTTTATCAGCCTAGATGGCCCAACtaactaattaaataaaaaagtGGAAATCCAGGTGTGAAATTATAAAGTATTCACAAATTCCTTTTATAAATGTGGTATAAAATATTATAGTGGCAGTTCCAAATATTGTTGAATGAATCAAGGGATCACAAGGGCTTCTTGAGGTGCCTTGATACATTTTCAGCCTTCCTAAGGAAATAGTTATAGGAAAATATTAAAACACAAGGTGACATGTTAATTTGACACCAAGTAATAACAACCCAAGGTAATGGTTGGAGATGCTTCATAAAAGTTCATAATCTAACTCCATGGGATAATGGACCAAGGGTCAAACAACCAAGTAACCAAATGGCCATTCAAATTACATGATATAATTGGGTAACAACGGCATTTAAACAATCAAGGTTGGCATTGATACAAGAGCATcactggttcttggcaatcttgcatcaaccaaaaacatttcttttcagtttgttttctattttgcagtttcagcatttatttctgcattttctcactagatcttgcggagctggatttttTGGTCAAGGACATAATCATCTATCTTATTCATGAATCATGGAACATTTGGTTctttttttggcaagatatcgatTTTGGATTCCAATacagttttttggcttagaaccTCAGAACCGCCTAGACCCATCCTACTATTGGCGAGCCTTGTGGATCCTTTCCATTT contains these protein-coding regions:
- the LOC131073939 gene encoding codeine O-demethylase, with protein sequence MASSTSKMGTSFKVDDVQELAKLKREDVPERYIRPQRERIGCTALSAPPGLHVPLIDMAKIFSSHHSTRQHEMERLAQACKQWGFFQVMNHGIDLGLLELIKEVARDFFKLPVQEKEKYAMIPGTIQGYGHAFIFSDEQKLDWCDMMALGTMPKSIRKENLWPAKPSPFSDTVEAYSMEVSKLCWKLLSAIAENLGLNSNIFEEIFGENVQAVRMNFYPPCPRPDLVLGLSAHSDGSALTVLLQDDDCVGLQILKQNQWISVDPISDALVINIGDTLEVLANGEYKSVEHRAVTNGNKERLSIATFHAPSYDVELGPLHQLIDEDHPRLYKNYNHADYNRHYVTNKLNGKKSLDFARI